From Streptomonospora salina, the proteins below share one genomic window:
- a CDS encoding ParB/RepB/Spo0J family partition protein: MIADQKYELVPIGKLEPHPDNPRRGDTGAIAESIEHNGFYGAVIAQKSTGRILAGNHRWKAAKTQGEKKVPVLWIDVDDDRARKILLADNKTNDLATYDEKALLALLDDVGADASALAGTAYSVDDLEDLAVRVGEVPTSEPAPIHPDYAESEEEEHERTANLGANTGSASGLRDLVVVLPLDEHAAAVERISELREAADAEASSGEIVLAALRAAEPEAMRAHLHLRDAA, translated from the coding sequence ATGATCGCGGACCAGAAGTACGAACTCGTGCCGATCGGCAAGCTCGAACCGCACCCCGACAACCCGCGTCGCGGCGACACCGGGGCGATCGCCGAGTCGATCGAGCACAACGGGTTCTACGGCGCGGTGATCGCACAGAAGTCCACCGGCCGCATCCTCGCGGGCAACCACCGCTGGAAAGCGGCGAAGACCCAGGGCGAGAAGAAGGTGCCCGTCCTGTGGATCGACGTGGACGACGACCGCGCACGCAAGATCCTGCTCGCCGACAACAAGACCAACGATCTGGCCACCTACGACGAGAAGGCTCTGCTCGCGCTCCTCGATGACGTGGGCGCCGACGCCTCGGCACTGGCCGGAACCGCCTACTCGGTAGACGACCTGGAAGATCTGGCCGTGCGCGTCGGTGAAGTGCCGACCTCCGAGCCCGCGCCGATCCATCCCGACTACGCCGAGAGCGAGGAGGAGGAGCACGAGCGCACCGCCAACCTCGGCGCGAACACCGGCTCGGCGTCGGGACTGCGCGATCTCGTCGTGGTGCTGCCCCTGGATGAGCACGCCGCAGCGGTCGAGCGCATCAGCGAACTGCGCGAAGCCGCCGACGCCGAGGCGTCCTCGGGAGAGATCGTGCTCGCCGCTCTGCGCGCCGCCGAGCCCGAGGCGATGCGCGCGCATCTGCATCTGCGAGACGCGGCGTGA